One Bacteroidota bacterium DNA segment encodes these proteins:
- a CDS encoding gliding motility-associated C-terminal domain-containing protein: protein MDSVLVGVGLYPVPDISADTTICVDGTVQLSASGGDAYFWTPADSLTCTLCHNPIANPVSSTIYYVTVRDTASGCEVMDSISILVENLAISPIFIDTLLNSGETVMLGVNLEVSGSYLYLWSPSDYLNDSTIANPISTPVRDVTYQVIVTDGVCSATASLIVRVNTELAVQIPSAFTPNGDGKNDDFYPVFLNNSGTVIHFRVYNRYGQLIHNSTTPWDGKFKGSEQPTGTFVYYMTIRLKNEEQQNYQGSVTLVR, encoded by the coding sequence GTGGATTCAGTTTTAGTAGGAGTTGGTCTTTATCCAGTGCCAGATATTAGTGCGGATACAACTATTTGCGTAGACGGAACGGTACAACTTAGTGCCTCTGGTGGTGATGCATACTTTTGGACTCCAGCCGACAGTTTAACTTGTACTTTGTGTCATAATCCAATTGCTAATCCGGTATCATCAACGATTTATTATGTAACAGTTCGCGACACTGCTTCGGGCTGTGAAGTGATGGATAGTATTAGCATTTTGGTGGAAAATTTGGCTATATCACCTATCTTCATAGATACGTTATTGAACTCTGGTGAGACGGTCATGTTGGGTGTGAATTTAGAAGTCAGCGGTTCGTATTTGTATCTGTGGTCTCCTTCTGATTATTTAAACGACTCCACCATTGCCAATCCTATTTCTACCCCAGTCAGGGATGTAACCTATCAGGTGATAGTGACCGATGGTGTTTGTTCTGCCACTGCGTCTTTGATTGTTCGGGTGAATACCGAATTAGCTGTTCAAATTCCTTCGGCTTTCACTCCAAACGGGGATGGGAAAAACGATGACTTTTACCCGGTGTTTTTGAATAATTCGGGGACTGTAATTCATTTCAGGGTTTATAATCGTTATGGTCAGCTCATCCACAATTCCACTACTCCTTGGGATGGGAAATTCAAAGGGTCTGAACAACCTACGGGTACCTTTGTTTATTACATGACCATTCGTCTGAAAAATGAGGAGCAGCAGAATTATCAGGGTTCCGTTACGTTGGTCCGATAG
- a CDS encoding carbohydrate kinase, whose translation MAKTKLDFSGVNVLIIGDVMLDYYLFGEVNRISPEAPVPVVEIASKESRPGGAANVALNIHELGGNPLLLSMVGRDTTATLLINMLRVRGVNTKHLLQHKGRVTTLKTRVFDEDKQVVRFDEEEIDDLESPQETLMVKEFKKILDKEKINIIILQDYNKGVLTKYLIKHILLHATKNGIPVAVDPKERNFFEYQNVDLFKPNLREFSEAIGYRLNHRNIDSLRSGAEELRRKNRFKNLMVTLGAYGVFCFKSDGTSFIVPAKTIQAADVCGAGDTAISIASLAFAQKYSMKEIAQLANKAAAAVCKKVGVTPVRLKDIK comes from the coding sequence ATGGCCAAAACAAAACTAGATTTTTCCGGTGTGAATGTCCTAATCATCGGCGATGTGATGTTGGATTATTACTTGTTTGGTGAGGTCAATCGCATCTCCCCCGAGGCTCCGGTACCGGTTGTTGAAATTGCTTCTAAAGAATCACGACCTGGTGGTGCTGCCAATGTAGCGTTAAATATTCATGAATTAGGAGGCAATCCTTTGCTATTATCTATGGTGGGTCGAGATACCACAGCTACTTTGCTTATAAACATGTTACGCGTTCGCGGGGTCAATACAAAACATCTCCTGCAACATAAAGGTAGAGTCACCACATTAAAGACGAGAGTGTTTGATGAAGACAAACAGGTGGTTCGGTTTGATGAAGAAGAAATAGATGATCTGGAATCTCCGCAGGAGACATTAATGGTGAAGGAATTCAAAAAGATATTGGACAAGGAAAAAATCAACATCATCATTCTTCAAGATTACAATAAGGGCGTGTTGACTAAATATTTAATCAAACATATTTTACTGCATGCCACTAAAAACGGAATACCCGTTGCGGTAGATCCTAAGGAGCGCAACTTCTTTGAATACCAGAACGTAGATTTGTTTAAACCCAACCTTCGTGAATTTTCCGAAGCCATTGGTTACCGCTTAAACCATAGAAATATTGACAGCTTGCGAAGCGGTGCAGAAGAACTGCGAAGAAAAAATCGGTTTAAAAATCTGATGGTTACCTTGGGTGCTTATGGTGTCTTTTGTTTCAAGAGCGACGGCACATCATTCATTGTCCCTGCTAAAACAATCCAAGCAGCAGATGTGTGTGGCGCCGGAGATACAGCTATCAGCATTGCATCCCTCGCGTTTGCACAAAAGTATAGCATGAAAGAGATTGCCCAACTTGCCAATAAAGCTGCTGCGGCTGTTTGCAAAAAGGTTGGAGTTACCCCGGTCAGACTAAAAGACATTAAGTAA
- a CDS encoding ceramidase domain-containing protein translates to MGRIFCEKTDMSKVVRQPTNTFSNFIYWISAIAILRRGWKDQSNRKRYNMISANPFYSIAFGGILLYIFFASTLFHSSLTKFSSTLDFSAVYSLTLFPFMYFTHRVWLLSIGLPSNARHAKSTFTVIIVFTTLYLLLTFFLPTEWRHPAVVGIILMMIVAAIIVERKDPGKTNHRYLAICVGSILIALMWYAFDQRKLMCNPDGYIQPHSLWHVFSGISAFYFYMYIRSEKNRI, encoded by the coding sequence ATGGGTAGAATATTTTGTGAAAAGACAGATATGAGCAAAGTGGTTCGCCAACCCACCAATACCTTCAGCAATTTTATTTATTGGATTAGTGCCATTGCTATTCTTCGGCGCGGATGGAAAGACCAGAGCAACCGAAAACGCTATAACATGATTTCCGCCAATCCGTTTTATAGCATTGCCTTTGGAGGAATTCTACTTTACATTTTCTTTGCCAGTACGCTCTTTCATTCTTCGCTCACCAAATTTTCAAGCACGCTTGACTTCTCTGCCGTCTATTCTCTCACTCTTTTCCCCTTTATGTATTTCACCCACCGAGTTTGGCTTTTAAGCATTGGGTTACCTTCTAATGCCAGGCACGCAAAAAGTACCTTCACGGTGATTATTGTTTTTACTACACTATATCTTCTGCTTACTTTCTTTTTGCCAACGGAGTGGCGGCATCCGGCCGTAGTGGGTATTATACTGATGATGATTGTTGCCGCAATCATTGTGGAACGAAAAGATCCGGGCAAAACCAACCACCGGTATCTGGCTATTTGTGTCGGCTCCATTTTGATTGCCCTCATGTGGTATGCTTTTGACCAGCGAAAGTTGATGTGCAATCCCGACGGCTATATCCAGCCCCACTCTTTGTGGCACGTTTTCAGTGGGATTTCAGCTTTCTATTTCTACATGTATATACGAAGTGAGAAGAACAGGATTTAG
- a CDS encoding PKD domain-containing protein encodes MRRIILAVIVFLSAFSANATHIIGGYMSYRFISGTTYEVKLTVYRDCSVSTGFDNPAAVGLYNASTNTLVQSLSFYTPVITRIQSPNDPCLQITNIACVEQAVYTVTLTLPSATTPYLIVHQRCCRNSTITNITNPGAVGETFSAYIPATTPLQNSSPTYNNLPPIYVCVNLPLSYDHSATDIDGDELRYSLCAPYTGASALNPAPSTPSAPPYTNVNWRAPYSASNPMGGVPLTIDSLTGELTGRPSTVGQFVVGVCVSEYRNGQLIGTYLRDFQFNVTQCNVPIASIPTTGTDPSTGVGIYSSECKNFTINFKNNSFNPPPTTIGLDYQWDFGVPGIDSDTSTLSFPSYTYTDTGIYKVRLVIRKGGGASFCTDTTYALVRIFPTLTVDFQTKDTCANVATPFLDLSQTSYGTLANWNWSFGDGGTSTLQNPTHAYASSGTYNVRLVTETSVGCRDTMLKQINIYVTASADFTFDTVCLGQPTHFNTASGANNYSWDFGSGVTSSNQNPTHIYTASGNNPVSLVTVSTNGCKDSVSKIVPVNPLPVINATGDTTVCFDSPVQLFATGGVSYVWTPSAGLSDSSIANPTVTIITSTPTSYTVSVTDVNQCSNQKSLTISVRPPVDAGPDAAICSSPTFPGENTQLQAIGGVSYQWSPATGLSSTSIADPVANPLVPHFTR; translated from the coding sequence ATGAGAAGAATTATATTAGCTGTTATTGTGTTTCTGTCTGCATTTAGCGCAAACGCAACGCATATTATTGGGGGATACATGTCGTACCGCTTTATTTCAGGAACTACTTATGAGGTAAAACTGACGGTCTATCGGGATTGTAGTGTCTCTACGGGGTTTGATAATCCTGCCGCTGTTGGTCTTTATAATGCCAGTACTAATACGCTGGTGCAGTCTCTGTCTTTTTATACACCGGTAATTACTCGGATTCAGAGCCCGAACGATCCCTGTTTGCAAATCACCAATATTGCCTGTGTGGAACAGGCTGTTTATACCGTTACACTGACGCTTCCTTCGGCCACTACTCCTTATTTGATTGTGCATCAGCGTTGCTGCCGCAATAGTACCATTACAAATATTACCAATCCGGGAGCAGTGGGCGAAACGTTCTCTGCCTATATACCAGCCACTACGCCTCTTCAGAACTCAAGCCCTACTTATAATAACCTGCCGCCAATTTACGTGTGTGTCAATTTGCCGCTGAGTTATGACCATTCTGCAACGGATATTGACGGCGATGAGTTGCGGTATAGTTTGTGTGCTCCTTATACAGGGGCATCTGCGTTGAACCCGGCGCCTTCGACTCCATCTGCACCGCCTTATACGAACGTGAACTGGCGAGCGCCCTATTCGGCAAGCAACCCAATGGGCGGAGTGCCTTTGACCATTGACAGCCTTACCGGAGAATTGACCGGAAGGCCATCTACGGTTGGGCAGTTTGTAGTCGGCGTGTGTGTATCCGAATACCGTAACGGGCAGTTAATAGGCACCTATCTCAGAGATTTTCAGTTTAATGTGACCCAATGTAATGTGCCGATTGCCAGTATCCCTACTACAGGTACAGACCCTTCGACTGGGGTTGGCATTTATTCATCTGAGTGCAAAAACTTTACCATCAATTTTAAGAACAACAGTTTCAATCCTCCGCCGACCACTATTGGCTTAGATTATCAATGGGATTTTGGAGTGCCCGGTATTGATTCTGATACGTCCACTTTATCTTTTCCGAGTTATACATATACTGATACCGGCATTTATAAGGTTCGTTTGGTGATTAGGAAAGGGGGCGGGGCTTCTTTCTGTACCGATACTACGTATGCTTTAGTACGTATTTTCCCCACACTAACGGTTGATTTTCAGACCAAAGACACCTGCGCCAATGTAGCGACTCCATTTTTGGATTTGAGCCAAACCTCTTACGGTACCCTTGCTAATTGGAATTGGAGTTTTGGGGATGGAGGAACGTCCACCCTGCAAAATCCGACACATGCTTACGCTTCATCGGGAACTTATAATGTCCGCTTAGTTACCGAAACTTCGGTTGGTTGCCGTGATACGATGCTCAAGCAAATCAATATTTACGTTACTGCCAGCGCTGATTTTACGTTTGATACGGTATGCTTAGGTCAACCGACTCATTTTAATACTGCATCAGGAGCTAATAACTATTCGTGGGATTTTGGCAGCGGAGTAACGAGCAGCAATCAAAACCCGACGCATATCTATACCGCTTCAGGAAACAATCCGGTTAGTTTAGTAACTGTTTCCACAAATGGATGCAAAGATTCGGTTTCGAAAATCGTTCCGGTTAATCCTTTACCAGTCATTAATGCGACGGGCGATACCACGGTTTGTTTTGATTCCCCGGTGCAGCTTTTTGCCACAGGCGGTGTTAGTTATGTTTGGACACCCTCTGCAGGTCTAAGCGATTCAAGTATTGCTAACCCTACCGTGACCATTATTACCTCTACTCCGACGAGCTACACCGTCAGCGTAACCGACGTCAATCAATGTTCTAACCAAAAAAGTCTGACCATTTCTGTTCGTCCACCAGTGGATGCCGGTCCTGATGCGGCAATATGTTCATCCCCTACCTTCCCAGGAGAAAACACCCAATTGCAGGCCATTGGGGGAGTGAGCTATCAATGGAGTCCGGCTACCGGCCTCTCCAGTACAAGCATTGCCGATCCGGTAGCTAATCCTTTGGTTCCACACTTTACTCGGTGA
- a CDS encoding NAD(P)H-hydrate epimerase → MKILSSEQVRELDQYSIKNEPISSINLMERAALKFAQALHNDQNNSHKIYVFCGMGNNGGDGLAVARLLLSKYNYNLQVYVVGHMKEASPDFQKNEKKMEGVHYIKNKEDIPPIEKDACVIDALFGTGLSRPVEGIVASVIQAINQSGAYVYSIDMPSGLYCDQQNESRDAIIQADKVYTFHAPKLSFFFPSNGNYVRSFEILDIGLNQEFEKNLNSDYSFITVDMPRQFLKKREKFSHKGSYGHALIAAGSMGKMGAAILALKGAQRSGAGFGICLCSWVWLFYCSVASARSDAGSCRSSTNGLLYLEGKINPVR, encoded by the coding sequence ATGAAGATTCTTAGTTCGGAACAGGTGAGAGAGTTGGATCAATACAGCATAAAAAACGAGCCGATTTCATCTATCAACTTAATGGAACGAGCGGCGCTTAAGTTCGCCCAAGCGCTGCATAACGACCAAAATAATTCACACAAAATCTATGTTTTTTGTGGCATGGGAAACAATGGTGGGGACGGACTTGCGGTAGCCAGACTGTTGCTTTCTAAATATAATTATAACCTACAGGTGTATGTTGTTGGCCACATGAAGGAGGCAAGTCCTGATTTTCAAAAGAACGAAAAAAAAATGGAGGGCGTTCACTATATCAAAAATAAAGAGGACATTCCCCCTATTGAAAAGGACGCTTGTGTGATTGATGCCCTGTTCGGCACCGGTCTTTCGCGCCCGGTGGAGGGTATTGTCGCTTCTGTCATTCAGGCGATAAATCAATCTGGCGCCTATGTCTATTCCATAGATATGCCCTCAGGTCTTTATTGCGATCAGCAGAATGAATCGCGCGATGCCATCATTCAAGCCGACAAGGTTTATACCTTTCATGCTCCTAAACTTTCGTTCTTTTTCCCCTCTAATGGAAACTATGTCCGAAGTTTCGAAATATTGGACATTGGACTGAACCAAGAGTTTGAAAAGAACTTGAATAGCGACTATTCCTTCATCACGGTTGATATGCCCCGTCAATTTTTAAAAAAACGTGAAAAATTCTCGCATAAAGGAAGCTATGGCCACGCACTGATAGCCGCCGGAAGCATGGGCAAGATGGGCGCTGCTATCCTTGCCTTAAAAGGGGCGCAGCGCAGCGGTGCCGGTTTTGGTATCTGCCTATGTTCCTGGGTTTGGTTATTCTATTGTTCAGTCGCAAGTGCCCGAAGCGATGCTGGCAGTTGCAGAAGTAGCACAAACGGACTTCTCTATCTTGAAGGGAAAATCAACCCTGTCCGTTGA
- a CDS encoding GH3 auxin-responsive promoter family protein, whose product MGVKSIVAKTIASFVATSIYKDQKKALNIQHKLLKSFLHQAAQTDFGKEHRFDEIKSYEDYRQSLKICDYESLKNYIELIADGKKDVLWKGLPLYFCKSSGTTSGTKYIPVTSNQISAMITAARNALMMYISETGHADFFDHKMIFLQGSPELEKYGKIPTGRLSGIAYNHVPTWLHANRMPSYTTNCISDWEEKIEAIAKETLMERMSLISGIPPWVVMYFEKLRELSGKEFIKDIFPDFRLFAHGGVNYEPYRNRIETLIGEAIPTVETYPASEGFIAFQDSQTAPGLLLNVNGGIFYEFIKAEEIFRDQPQRIALDEVELDVNYAIILTTNAGLWAYELGDTIKFTSINPYRIIVTGRVKHFISAFGEHVIGEEVEQALLFAMRTFHVGVTEFTVAPNVSPTGEQPFHEWFIEFSKPPIQLQEFAKMMDKFLQEKNPYYFDLRKGNVVQQLKVRPLLPNAFANYMKSQGKLGGQNKVPRLINDRKIADQLEEWVLKE is encoded by the coding sequence ATGGGTGTGAAATCAATTGTCGCTAAGACAATCGCTTCTTTTGTTGCAACTTCGATTTATAAGGATCAAAAGAAGGCACTGAATATCCAGCACAAGCTCCTTAAATCTTTTCTCCACCAAGCTGCTCAAACGGATTTCGGAAAGGAACATCGCTTTGATGAAATCAAATCTTATGAAGATTATCGTCAATCCTTAAAGATTTGCGACTATGAATCGCTGAAGAACTACATTGAGCTAATTGCTGATGGCAAAAAGGATGTTTTATGGAAAGGCCTCCCTTTGTATTTCTGCAAATCATCCGGCACTACTTCGGGCACAAAATACATACCTGTTACCAGTAATCAAATCAGTGCGATGATTACGGCGGCTCGCAATGCACTCATGATGTATATATCGGAGACCGGTCATGCTGATTTCTTTGACCATAAAATGATTTTTCTTCAAGGCTCTCCTGAATTAGAGAAATACGGAAAAATACCCACCGGAAGGCTGAGTGGTATCGCTTATAATCATGTGCCAACTTGGCTCCATGCCAACCGCATGCCTTCTTATACAACAAACTGTATTTCGGATTGGGAAGAAAAGATAGAAGCCATTGCAAAAGAAACTCTAATGGAAAGGATGAGTCTCATCAGCGGCATTCCCCCGTGGGTGGTTATGTATTTTGAGAAGTTGAGAGAATTGTCGGGGAAGGAGTTTATCAAAGATATTTTTCCAGACTTTAGATTGTTTGCTCACGGCGGTGTCAATTATGAACCTTACCGGAACCGGATTGAAACATTGATTGGTGAAGCCATCCCGACGGTCGAGACCTACCCAGCCAGCGAAGGTTTTATCGCCTTTCAGGATTCACAAACAGCACCTGGTCTATTGCTGAATGTGAACGGTGGTATATTTTATGAGTTCATTAAAGCGGAAGAAATATTTCGCGATCAACCACAGAGAATTGCGCTTGATGAAGTGGAGTTGGATGTCAACTATGCTATCATCCTGACAACAAATGCCGGTCTTTGGGCTTATGAATTGGGTGATACAATCAAATTTACCTCCATCAATCCTTACCGTATTATAGTTACCGGTCGGGTCAAACATTTCATCTCTGCATTTGGCGAACATGTGATTGGCGAAGAGGTGGAGCAGGCTCTGCTTTTTGCCATGCGCACATTTCATGTGGGGGTTACAGAATTTACGGTGGCTCCAAACGTCAGCCCAACCGGTGAACAACCATTTCATGAATGGTTTATTGAATTTAGTAAGCCTCCAATTCAACTTCAAGAGTTTGCTAAGATGATGGATAAGTTTCTGCAAGAAAAAAATCCCTACTACTTCGATCTTCGGAAGGGAAATGTAGTGCAACAGCTCAAAGTCAGGCCTCTTCTGCCCAATGCTTTTGCTAACTATATGAAAAGCCAAGGTAAGCTCGGTGGTCAAAACAAGGTGCCTCGCTTGATAAACGATCGGAAAATAGCCGATCAATTAGAGGAGTGGGTGCTAAAGGAATAA
- the crcB gene encoding fluoride efflux transporter CrcB, whose translation MRTVILVGIGSFFGGAARFIIQQLVQSKWSHAFPFGTLAVNIAGCFIIGIVFSFGLKGFVNNDWRLFLATGICGGFTTFSAFSIESITFFRAGEWFYGLTYITVSILFGLLATFAGMLLIKVI comes from the coding sequence ATGAGAACAGTTATATTGGTAGGAATCGGAAGTTTTTTTGGCGGTGCTGCCCGGTTTATAATTCAACAATTGGTTCAGAGCAAATGGTCACATGCTTTCCCCTTTGGAACGCTGGCAGTGAATATCGCCGGATGTTTTATAATTGGAATAGTTTTCTCTTTCGGGTTGAAAGGATTTGTCAATAATGACTGGCGATTATTTCTCGCAACCGGAATTTGCGGAGGGTTCACTACTTTCTCTGCTTTCTCTATCGAAAGCATTACCTTTTTCCGCGCTGGGGAATGGTTTTATGGTTTGACTTACATAACTGTCAGTATTTTGTTCGGTCTTTTAGCGACCTTCGCCGGTATGTTACTTATCAAGGTTATTTGA
- a CDS encoding NAD(P)H-hydrate dehydratase produces MPEAMLAVAEVAQTDFSILKGKSTLSVDDYSAIGVGPGIGTDKSTALWLESLFDLCKSPLVLDADALNIIAERPTLLKKIPAQSILTPHPGEFKRLVGAWKNDLEKIQKQLEFSANHDLVVVLKGANTSISTPNGKLYFNSTGNPGMAKGGSGDVLTGVLTSILAQGYTSEQSAILAVYVHGLAGDIACRHLGEIAMNAEDIIHYLPQAFKVLASSK; encoded by the coding sequence GTGCCCGAAGCGATGCTGGCAGTTGCAGAAGTAGCACAAACGGACTTCTCTATCTTGAAGGGAAAATCAACCCTGTCCGTTGATGATTATAGCGCCATTGGTGTTGGCCCCGGCATCGGAACAGATAAATCAACAGCACTTTGGCTGGAATCTCTTTTTGATTTATGTAAAAGCCCCCTGGTGTTGGATGCAGATGCATTAAATATCATTGCCGAAAGACCAACGCTGCTGAAAAAAATCCCCGCACAATCTATACTTACCCCTCATCCTGGAGAGTTTAAAAGATTAGTAGGAGCATGGAAGAACGACTTGGAAAAAATTCAAAAACAATTGGAGTTTTCTGCCAACCATGATTTGGTGGTAGTATTAAAAGGCGCGAACACATCCATCTCTACCCCTAATGGAAAATTATATTTCAATTCAACCGGCAATCCGGGAATGGCGAAAGGGGGAAGTGGCGATGTGTTGACCGGAGTGCTTACCTCTATCTTGGCACAGGGCTATACCTCGGAACAATCGGCCATTTTAGCAGTCTATGTGCATGGTCTGGCGGGAGATATAGCCTGCCGACATCTAGGTGAAATAGCTATGAATGCAGAAGATATCATTCATTATCTTCCGCAGGCTTTTAAAGTTCTTGCCAGTTCAAAATAA
- a CDS encoding pyridoxal phosphate-dependent aminotransferase → MKPLSNRILNMQESATLKMAKISRELKAQGQDIIDLSLGEPDFDTPQHIKNAAKDAIDQGFTKYTSVSGYLELRKAISLKFKRDNNLDYSPEEIVVSTGAKQSIANVVLSLVNPGEEILLPAPYWVSYAAIAQLSEASIIEIPTTIETNFKVTAKEFEKYITPKTKLVIFSSPCNPTGSVYSKKELGEIAGVLQKYPNVYVIADEIYEYINFTGERHHSLAEFSEIKEQVITVNGFSKGFAMTGWRLGYIGAPKWIAQACDKMQGQFTSGTCSIAQKAGEAAISSDLAPTFKMKEEFQKRRDMVYTLLKEIPGLKVNFPEGAFYFFPDVSAYFGKGFDGNIMKTPEDISLYLLSEAKVALVSGESFGDRNCIRLSYATSETKLREACKRMKAAFIKLT, encoded by the coding sequence ATGAAGCCACTATCGAACCGCATATTGAATATGCAGGAGTCTGCTACTTTGAAAATGGCTAAAATCAGTCGTGAACTAAAAGCACAGGGGCAAGACATCATTGACCTCAGCCTAGGTGAACCAGATTTTGATACACCACAGCATATTAAAAATGCCGCCAAGGACGCTATTGATCAAGGGTTTACAAAATATACATCGGTATCTGGTTATCTGGAACTTCGCAAAGCGATTTCATTGAAGTTTAAAAGAGATAACAATTTGGATTATAGTCCGGAGGAGATTGTCGTTTCTACCGGTGCGAAACAATCTATTGCCAATGTGGTTCTCAGTTTGGTCAATCCCGGAGAGGAGATCCTACTCCCTGCGCCATATTGGGTAAGCTATGCGGCGATTGCTCAATTGTCGGAAGCCTCTATTATTGAAATTCCTACTACGATTGAAACGAACTTCAAAGTGACTGCTAAGGAGTTTGAAAAGTATATCACTCCCAAAACCAAATTGGTTATTTTCTCTTCGCCCTGCAATCCTACCGGTTCAGTTTATTCTAAAAAAGAGTTAGGAGAAATAGCGGGGGTATTGCAGAAATATCCAAACGTGTATGTGATTGCAGATGAGATTTATGAGTATATCAATTTCACGGGCGAAAGACATCATAGTTTGGCTGAATTTTCTGAAATTAAAGAGCAGGTCATCACTGTGAATGGTTTTAGCAAAGGTTTTGCCATGACCGGATGGCGATTGGGATATATCGGCGCTCCCAAATGGATTGCTCAGGCTTGCGATAAAATGCAAGGACAATTTACGTCGGGAACTTGCTCTATTGCACAGAAGGCAGGCGAAGCAGCTATTTCATCTGATTTGGCCCCCACCTTCAAGATGAAGGAAGAGTTTCAAAAGCGACGGGATATGGTCTATACATTGTTGAAAGAAATTCCGGGGCTAAAGGTCAACTTTCCGGAAGGGGCTTTCTACTTCTTCCCAGATGTAAGTGCTTATTTCGGAAAAGGTTTTGATGGAAACATTATGAAAACCCCTGAAGACATATCTCTGTATCTTCTAAGCGAAGCAAAGGTTGCTTTGGTGAGTGGTGAATCTTTCGGAGATAGAAACTGTATTCGCCTTTCTTATGCCACCTCCGAAACAAAACTCAGGGAGGCCTGCAAGCGCATGAAGGCAGCCTTTATAAAACTTACCTAA
- a CDS encoding N-acetyltransferase, producing the protein MGFSHKITSLETISTSPKTLSREKVAISSFDFCLYDTILEVPVELWGKVVPEENVLMHREYLLSLEQSERGKLGFHYLLILQDEKPVGAVYFQSVHFGGEGLAHFIPTGGDSYGKRLFNKILALGLGPMVKLMDMKLLVSGNIFMTGENGIYFRPGLDKATCANLLRQAAEKVVKRHTDIRIILISELSLPHSEFDIDFNHCSYHEVKAEADMSMTIPKEWKSFDDYLQALSSKYRVRARKVYRTTAQEGIICREFQQEDFEKYRDRLYHLYNQVMVHSQFKLAILSKGFFSLQKDIFPTNYHLYGYFREGQLIGFISSYHFGQKMEIHYCGMEPETNRPCHLYQRMIYDMLDLGIRQGVSQLHFGRTAPEIKSTIGAVPTHNYAYVKHLSPLFNLFFTPFLARFLQPKEYVYRNPFKRLEDRDATL; encoded by the coding sequence GTGGGCTTTAGCCATAAAATTACCTCTCTGGAAACCATCTCGACATCTCCGAAAACGCTATCGAGAGAAAAGGTAGCTATCTCTTCATTTGATTTTTGCCTGTATGATACTATCCTTGAAGTTCCGGTAGAACTTTGGGGCAAAGTGGTGCCGGAGGAAAACGTTCTCATGCATCGGGAATATTTGCTTTCTCTGGAACAAAGTGAACGAGGTAAACTTGGCTTTCATTATTTACTAATTCTACAGGATGAGAAACCTGTCGGAGCGGTCTATTTCCAGTCGGTACACTTTGGCGGAGAGGGCTTAGCACATTTTATTCCTACCGGAGGGGATTCGTACGGAAAAAGATTGTTTAACAAGATTCTTGCCTTGGGGCTTGGCCCTATGGTGAAACTCATGGATATGAAACTGTTGGTGAGTGGTAATATTTTTATGACCGGTGAAAATGGAATCTATTTTCGTCCCGGATTAGACAAGGCAACCTGCGCCAATCTCCTTCGGCAAGCGGCAGAGAAGGTGGTGAAAAGGCATACAGATATTCGTATTATTCTAATATCCGAGTTGTCCTTGCCCCATTCCGAATTTGATATTGACTTTAACCACTGTTCCTATCATGAAGTGAAGGCAGAAGCCGACATGAGCATGACTATTCCAAAAGAATGGAAAAGTTTTGATGATTATCTTCAGGCTTTATCATCCAAGTATCGTGTTCGCGCCCGAAAGGTTTATAGAACCACCGCACAGGAAGGCATCATTTGTCGTGAATTTCAGCAGGAGGATTTTGAAAAATATCGGGATCGTCTGTATCACCTCTACAATCAGGTGATGGTTCATTCTCAATTTAAACTGGCCATTCTTAGTAAAGGATTCTTTTCGCTACAGAAAGATATTTTCCCTACAAACTATCATTTGTATGGCTATTTCAGAGAAGGGCAGTTAATCGGTTTTATTTCCAGCTACCATTTTGGTCAAAAAATGGAAATTCATTACTGCGGTATGGAACCAGAAACAAATCGTCCTTGCCATCTCTATCAAAGAATGATTTATGATATGCTTGATTTGGGAATCAGACAGGGTGTTTCTCAATTGCATTTCGGAAGAACAGCCCCTGAAATCAAAAGTACTATTGGGGCGGTGCCAACCCATAACTATGCCTATGTGAAACATCTCTCTCCGCTGTTCAATTTGTTTTTTACTCCTTTCCTCGCCCGGTTTCTTCAACCCAAGGAATACGTGTATCGCAATCCATTCAAACGATTGGAAGATAGGGACGCCACTCTCTAA